Sequence from the Motilibacter aurantiacus genome:
GGACCCCGCCGTCGACGTGGACGATCTCGCCGGTCGTGGCGGGGAACCAGTCCGACAGCAGCGCCGCGACCGCCCGGGCGGCGGGCTCCATGTCCGTGACGTCCCAGCCGAGCGGCGCGCGGTCGTTCCACACGTCGGTCAGCTGGTCGAACCCGGGGATGTGCTTGGCCGCGGTGGTGCCGAGCGGGCCGGCGGACACCAGGTTGACGCGCACGCCCTCCTTGCCCAGGTCACGCGCCAGGTAGCGGGCGGTCGACTCGAAGGCGGCCTTGGCGACGCCCATCCAGTCGTACTGCGGCCACGCCACGGTGGCGTCGAAGTCGAGGCCGACGACCGAGGCGCGCTCACCGAACAGCGGCTTGCAGGCCATCGTGAGCGACTTCAGGGAGTACGCCGAGGTGTGCAGGGCGACCGAGACGTCGTCCCAGGAGGTGTTGAGGAAGTTGCCGCCGAGCGCCGCCTGGGGGGCGAAGCCGATCGCGTGGACGACCCCGTCCAGCCCGTCGACGTGCTCGCGCAGCCGGTCGGCGAGGGTGTCCAGGTGCCCGCTGTCGGTCACGTCGAGCTCGACGACCGGGGCCTTCTGCGGCAGCCGGCCGGAGATCGCCCCGGTCAGGCGCAGCGCCTTGCCGAACGAGGACAGGACGACCTGGGCACCCTCCTCCTGCGCGATGCGCGCCACCGAGAAGGCGATGGAGCTCTCGACCAGCACGCCGGTGACGAGAAGGCGCTTGCCCTCGAGGATTCCCACAGCGAACGCTCCTTCTGGT
This genomic interval carries:
- the fabI gene encoding enoyl-ACP reductase FabI; translated protein: MGILEGKRLLVTGVLVESSIAFSVARIAQEEGAQVVLSSFGKALRLTGAISGRLPQKAPVVELDVTDSGHLDTLADRLREHVDGLDGVVHAIGFAPQAALGGNFLNTSWDDVSVALHTSAYSLKSLTMACKPLFGERASVVGLDFDATVAWPQYDWMGVAKAAFESTARYLARDLGKEGVRVNLVSAGPLGTTAAKHIPGFDQLTDVWNDRAPLGWDVTDMEPAARAVAALLSDWFPATTGEIVHVDGGVHAIGA